The following are encoded in a window of Mycobacteriales bacterium genomic DNA:
- a CDS encoding EAL domain-containing protein: MKDRNGGTGVDRAPALAAAVGDAVLGIGPDCAVTSLNAAAERLLGTDLLGRDVRTLLPPGATSFAALAEVVAADGARVPVAATELDGWLVLRDLRADRYRALVERTGQLVLVCDPDGTVTYASPIPRTPGGRQPGELVGGNGLDLVHPDDKPHARAALAARSMTPGTHPPFVVRSRDVDGRTLWYRQSVTNLLDDPAVRGLAVVVQDVTAQRRAEDELAHHAPVDPVTGALTRYALERAVVAAREHGGSDAAAALVLVEVATVDTIRVAEGQAAADQVLRLVADRLRQTAPDDLVGHLGGGTFAVLRRAVGGREEALRLAGDLLAAVHEPVTVAGVPRQLTATAGATVSRDADLAALVAQAAIARHRGALRPRAGVEAFNGGHDRDVLRWLDLVAGLRGGIDAADLRLHFQRCVRVADGAVLGAEALVRWLRPDGPLLGPDEFLAAAAAAGAGAVVRDWVLATACRAAAAWPGDQYVSVNLSAADAARPDLADAVGAALRGSGLEPHRLVVELGEEAVLDPAEHVVAGVAAVAELGVRVAIDDFGTGYGPFVYLKRLPVHTIKVGREFVRGLGRREDDDAIVASVLNLATGVGADVVAVGVETAGQHLALAHLGCPAAQGYLYGRPADGAPDQEAFALPEPSTAHRRPPRRDRGIDPVVVARVRTLAAEGASLSTIAAALNAEGLPHPKDRRWHPRAVAHVVAETVAGRRS, translated from the coding sequence ATGAAAGACCGCAACGGGGGAACGGGGGTCGACCGCGCGCCCGCACTGGCCGCCGCGGTGGGCGACGCCGTGCTCGGCATCGGCCCCGACTGCGCCGTCACCAGCCTCAACGCCGCCGCCGAGCGCCTGCTCGGCACCGACCTCCTCGGGCGCGACGTCCGCACGCTGCTGCCGCCCGGCGCGACGTCGTTCGCGGCGCTGGCCGAGGTCGTCGCCGCCGACGGCGCGCGGGTGCCGGTGGCGGCCACCGAGCTCGACGGCTGGCTCGTGCTGCGCGACCTGCGCGCCGACCGGTACCGCGCGCTCGTCGAGCGCACCGGGCAGCTCGTCCTCGTCTGCGACCCGGACGGCACCGTGACGTACGCCAGCCCGATCCCGCGGACGCCGGGCGGGCGGCAGCCGGGCGAGCTGGTCGGCGGCAACGGCCTGGACCTCGTGCACCCGGACGACAAGCCGCACGCGCGCGCCGCGCTCGCCGCGCGGTCGATGACGCCCGGCACGCACCCGCCGTTCGTCGTCCGCTCCCGCGACGTCGACGGCCGCACCCTCTGGTACCGGCAGTCCGTGACGAACCTGCTGGACGACCCGGCCGTGCGCGGTCTCGCGGTCGTCGTGCAGGACGTGACCGCGCAACGCCGCGCCGAGGACGAGCTGGCCCACCACGCGCCGGTCGACCCGGTCACCGGCGCCCTGACGCGCTACGCGCTGGAACGCGCCGTCGTCGCGGCGCGCGAGCACGGCGGCAGCGACGCGGCGGCGGCGCTGGTGCTGGTCGAGGTCGCCACGGTCGACACGATCCGCGTCGCGGAGGGCCAGGCGGCGGCGGACCAGGTGCTGCGCCTCGTCGCCGACCGGCTGCGGCAGACCGCCCCCGACGACCTGGTCGGTCACCTCGGCGGCGGGACGTTCGCCGTCCTGCGGCGCGCGGTCGGGGGGCGCGAGGAGGCGCTGCGGCTCGCCGGCGACCTGCTCGCCGCCGTGCACGAGCCGGTGACGGTTGCGGGGGTGCCGCGGCAGCTCACCGCGACGGCCGGCGCCACCGTCTCGCGGGACGCCGACCTGGCCGCGCTCGTCGCGCAGGCGGCCATCGCGCGGCACCGCGGCGCGCTGCGGCCGCGCGCGGGCGTGGAGGCGTTCAACGGCGGCCACGACCGGGACGTGCTGCGCTGGCTCGACCTCGTCGCCGGCCTGCGCGGCGGCATCGACGCGGCCGACCTGCGGCTGCACTTCCAGCGCTGCGTCCGCGTCGCCGACGGCGCGGTGCTCGGCGCGGAGGCGCTGGTGCGCTGGCTGCGGCCGGACGGGCCGTTGCTCGGCCCCGACGAGTTCCTCGCGGCGGCGGCGGCCGCGGGCGCGGGTGCCGTGGTGCGCGACTGGGTGCTCGCGACGGCCTGCCGCGCGGCGGCGGCCTGGCCCGGCGACCAGTACGTCTCCGTCAACCTCTCCGCCGCCGACGCCGCGCGGCCGGACCTCGCCGACGCCGTCGGCGCGGCGTTGCGGGGCAGCGGGCTGGAGCCGCACCGGCTGGTCGTGGAGCTCGGCGAGGAGGCCGTGCTCGACCCGGCCGAGCACGTCGTCGCCGGCGTCGCGGCCGTCGCCGAGCTGGGCGTGCGGGTGGCGATCGACGACTTCGGCACCGGCTACGGGCCGTTCGTCTACCTCAAGCGGCTGCCGGTCCACACCATCAAGGTCGGCCGGGAGTTCGTGCGCGGGCTCGGCCGCCGCGAGGACGACGACGCGATCGTCGCCAGCGTCCTCAACCTCGCCACCGGCGTCGGCGCCGACGTCGTCGCGGTCGGCGTCGAGACCGCGGGCCAGCACCTCGCGCTCGCCCACCTCGGCTGCCCGGCCGCGCAGGGGTACCTCTACGGCCGGCCCGCGGACGGGGCGCCGGACCAGGAGGCGTTCGCGCTGCCCGAGCCGTCCACGGCCCACCGGCGGCCGCCACGTCGCGACCGCGGCATCGACCCGGTCGTCGTCGCGCGGGTCCGCACGCTCGCCGCCGAGGGCGCGTCACTGTCCACCATCGCCGCCGCGCTCAACGCCGAGGGGCTGCCGCACCCGAAGGACCGCCGCTGGCACCCGCGCGCGGTCGCGCACGTCGTGGCGGAGACCGTCGCGGGCCGGAGGTCCTGA
- a CDS encoding response regulator, with the protein MTGRAVRILLVEDNPGDVRLTREALRRGRVANTLDVVGDGDAALAYLRREGAYAGSERPDLVLLDLNLPGLDGRDVLAEVKKDESLRRLPIIVLTTSAAERDIGRSYDLGANCYVTKPVELADFLGVVRSFEDFWLSIVKLPEPPG; encoded by the coding sequence GTGACCGGCCGCGCGGTGCGCATCCTGCTCGTGGAGGACAACCCGGGCGACGTGCGGCTGACGCGGGAGGCGCTGCGGCGCGGGCGGGTCGCGAACACGCTCGACGTCGTCGGCGACGGCGACGCGGCGCTCGCGTACCTGCGCCGCGAGGGCGCGTACGCCGGCAGCGAGCGGCCCGACCTGGTGCTGCTCGACCTCAACCTGCCCGGCCTCGACGGCCGGGACGTGCTCGCCGAGGTGAAGAAGGACGAGTCGCTGCGGCGGCTGCCGATCATCGTGCTCACGACGTCGGCGGCCGAGCGGGACATCGGCCGGTCGTACGACCTCGGGGCCAACTGCTACGTCACGAAGCCGGTGGAGCTCGCCGACTTCCTCGGCGTCGTCCGGTCGTTCGAGGACTTCTGGCTGTCGATCGTGAAGCTCCCGGAGCCTCCGGGCTAG
- a CDS encoding PAS domain-containing protein — MRYIVVPILAPATAPAAAPATSGPAPDDDALGHWVAAARRSLDACLVVDIGGTVAALSPNAAELLGTAAGAVVGRSLDEVLHLVDFTEGAHEARGAERRIPPLIAVRENSLSRGMMRVRRPDGARLMLDAVAAPIHDNERNPVGAVSFLASV, encoded by the coding sequence GTGCGTTACATCGTCGTGCCCATCCTCGCGCCCGCCACGGCGCCCGCCGCCGCGCCCGCGACGTCCGGGCCCGCGCCGGACGACGACGCCCTCGGCCACTGGGTCGCCGCGGCGCGCCGTTCGCTCGACGCCTGCCTCGTCGTGGACATCGGCGGCACCGTCGCCGCCCTCTCGCCCAACGCCGCCGAGCTGCTCGGCACCGCCGCCGGCGCCGTCGTCGGCCGTTCGCTGGACGAGGTGCTGCACCTCGTCGACTTCACCGAGGGCGCGCACGAGGCGCGCGGCGCCGAGCGCCGCATCCCGCCGCTGATCGCGGTCCGGGAGAACTCGCTGAGCCGCGGCATGATGCGCGTCCGCCGCCCGGACGGCGCGCGGCTGATGCTCGACGCGGTCGCCGCGCCGATCCACGACAACGAGCGCAACCCCGTCGGCGCGGTGTCGTTCCTCGCGTCCGTCTAG
- a CDS encoding signal peptidase I, with the protein MGAAARKCGAALLLLAAVAALGVATAARTGAVRFSRVLTGSMTPTVARGSLVVSAPTDAASIRAGQLLVFAPPGGDPTVHRVVSVTREDGHVLVRTKGDANAAADPWTIDAAHSTVHRVVHHSAAAGTALDVTRRSGVAVALALLALVATAKTLRWVWGTPSGRHRGGAGRAAVSPAVRWLAEERVSVATGAGMPGR; encoded by the coding sequence ATGGGCGCGGCAGCACGGAAGTGCGGCGCCGCGCTCCTGCTCCTCGCGGCGGTCGCGGCACTCGGTGTCGCGACCGCCGCCCGGACGGGCGCGGTGCGCTTCTCGCGGGTGCTGACGGGGTCGATGACCCCGACGGTGGCACGGGGATCGCTGGTGGTCTCCGCGCCCACCGACGCGGCGTCGATCCGCGCGGGCCAGCTCCTCGTGTTCGCGCCGCCCGGCGGGGACCCGACCGTCCACCGCGTCGTGTCGGTCACCCGCGAGGACGGCCACGTCCTCGTCCGCACGAAGGGCGACGCGAACGCCGCCGCCGACCCGTGGACGATCGACGCCGCGCACAGCACGGTGCACCGCGTCGTCCACCACTCCGCCGCGGCGGGGACCGCCCTCGACGTCACCCGGCGTTCGGGCGTGGCGGTCGCGCTGGCGCTGCTCGCGCTGGTCGCGACCGCGAAGACGCTGCGGTGGGTCTGGGGCACGCCGTCCGGCCGGCACCGGGGGGGAGCCGGTCGGGCGGCGGTCTCGCCTGCGGTGCGGTGGCTCGCGGAGGAGCGGGTCAGCGTTGCCACAGGTGCGGGTATGCCAGGTCGCTGA
- a CDS encoding transglycosylase SLT domain-containing protein — protein sequence MRRLLPVPLLLTGVLALPAHAGCSASGVRGTDPGKAAINAAIDQAASRRHVPPYVLKAIAWQESRWRQFYSDGRAVVSGACAIGVMQVLPRGFDAQRLATDYRYNVDAGAQVLAAKMNASSANVPPALGADDQRVAENWYRATYRYNGSGYAAMRYADAVFASVRTPASDLRSWVVPVNVVNPRDVIPGYTPQSGHGYVAHLDGTWASTLGSYRHAVVRADYLAALPRTTAGRTLEGDQTAGSMFVARNIGWATWTGSHVSLSTYPVGRASRLRHPRWVAATRPVALAVATPTGGDARFGFSVQAARVASAVTVSEAFVPVLDGSVVLGARGASTWTLNPARTPTAAVTSAPEYVSDAATDSTARIGLSFADPSPGSGVAYVEVSRRAPGATAWSTPSRVTTTAIRVALSGAGTHAFRVRAVDRAGHVSAWTDPTPVVVPRDDADATLTFAGDWTRPSVSGSWLGSLATAPAGASVETTVNGTSYALIGTRGPGLARLTVYLDGVLVTVVTTDAEATAQRQVLWRAALAPGDHALRVVVGDATAPPADDARAAPPVAYLDAVAVGTS from the coding sequence ATGCGACGGCTGCTCCCCGTGCCCCTGCTGCTCACCGGTGTCCTCGCGCTGCCCGCCCACGCGGGCTGCTCCGCGAGCGGCGTGCGCGGCACCGACCCCGGCAAGGCGGCGATCAACGCCGCCATCGACCAGGCCGCCTCGCGGCGGCACGTCCCGCCCTACGTGCTCAAGGCGATCGCCTGGCAGGAGTCGCGGTGGCGGCAGTTCTACTCCGACGGCCGCGCCGTCGTCTCCGGCGCCTGCGCGATCGGCGTCATGCAGGTGCTGCCGCGCGGCTTCGACGCGCAGCGGCTCGCGACCGACTACCGGTACAACGTCGACGCCGGCGCGCAGGTGCTCGCCGCGAAGATGAACGCCTCCAGCGCCAACGTCCCGCCCGCCCTCGGCGCCGACGACCAGCGCGTCGCCGAGAACTGGTACCGCGCGACGTACCGCTACAACGGCTCCGGCTACGCCGCGATGCGCTACGCCGACGCCGTCTTCGCGTCGGTCCGCACGCCCGCGAGCGACCTGCGTTCGTGGGTGGTGCCGGTCAACGTCGTCAACCCGCGCGACGTCATCCCCGGCTACACGCCGCAGAGCGGCCACGGCTACGTCGCGCACCTCGACGGCACCTGGGCCTCCACGCTCGGCTCCTACCGGCACGCGGTCGTCCGCGCCGACTACCTCGCCGCGCTGCCGCGCACCACCGCGGGCCGCACCCTCGAAGGCGACCAGACCGCGGGGTCGATGTTCGTCGCCCGCAACATCGGCTGGGCCACCTGGACCGGCTCGCACGTCTCGCTGTCGACATACCCGGTCGGCCGCGCGTCGCGGCTGCGGCACCCGCGCTGGGTCGCCGCCACCCGCCCGGTCGCCCTCGCCGTCGCCACGCCCACCGGCGGCGACGCGCGGTTCGGCTTCTCCGTCCAGGCGGCCCGCGTCGCCTCCGCCGTCACCGTGTCCGAGGCGTTCGTGCCGGTGCTCGACGGCAGTGTCGTGCTCGGCGCGCGCGGCGCGTCCACCTGGACCCTCAACCCGGCGCGCACCCCGACCGCCGCCGTCACCAGCGCCCCGGAGTACGTCTCCGACGCCGCCACCGACTCGACCGCGCGGATCGGGCTGTCGTTCGCCGACCCGTCGCCGGGCTCCGGCGTCGCCTACGTCGAGGTGTCCCGCCGCGCCCCCGGCGCGACCGCCTGGTCCACGCCGTCGCGGGTCACCACCACCGCGATCCGGGTCGCGCTCTCCGGCGCGGGGACGCACGCGTTCCGCGTCCGCGCCGTCGACCGGGCCGGGCACGTCTCCGCGTGGACCGACCCCACGCCGGTCGTCGTGCCGCGCGACGACGCCGACGCGACGCTGACGTTCGCCGGCGACTGGACCCGGCCGTCCGTGTCCGGCTCGTGGCTCGGCTCGCTCGCCACCGCGCCCGCCGGCGCGAGCGTCGAGACCACCGTCAACGGCACGTCGTACGCGCTGATCGGCACCCGCGGCCCCGGCCTCGCGCGGTTGACCGTCTACCTCGACGGCGTCCTCGTCACCGTCGTGACGACGGACGCCGAGGCGACCGCGCAGCGGCAGGTGCTCTGGCGGGCCGCGCTCGCGCCCGGCGACCACGCGCTGCGCGTGGTGGTCGGGGACGCGACGGCGCCGCCCGCCGATGATGCGCGGGCGGCGCCGCCGGTCGCCTACCTCGATGCGGTAGCCGTCGGTACTAGCTGA
- a CDS encoding EAL domain-containing protein, with product MSLFERAVAAMGQAVVITDPSGHVLHWNPAAERLYGYTAAEARGRVLRELIVPAGAREQAAAAAARIAEGGSYAGDWTVCDRDGRLITVFITTTPIRDDAGAVVAMLGVSTDVTERRAAEARARGLAAIVEGSGDAIIETGGDGVVRAANAAVRAVFGYEPDELVGRELWCLVPEERRAEAEAATAAVLAGETVEPFTTERLRRDGSRVATSVRLSPVRDAAGAVVAVSGISRDVSAETRTRAALAAGERRFRARFEQVGLPQFVADLDGRAREVNQAFADLVGHDRAGLAGWDLGALAAGETGTRDTAVTRADGTEVPVLAHVTLLREADGTPYAVAGFAHDLTELRRAEDELRRRALRDELTGLANRTLLADRLDQAVARAGRTRGGSVAVLFADLDQFKLVNDSLGHEAGDALLVQVAERLAAATRPGDTVARFGGDEFVVVCEGADEAAAHLVAEDLLGTLAEPFDLGGQPAYITASVGIAVSPPHTGADLMRFADAAMYDAKGRGRGRVHVFDTALAEAAADRLALGNDLRAALRERRLELHYQPVVDLTSGRPVAVEALARWHHPDRGDVPAATFVAMAESAGLIAELDRWAVDTACRDAGHLRRALGGEARVAVNVSARHLADGDFEAFLLDALRRHRVPAGGLSLEITEGAVVDRPERTRALLERLRERGITAAIDDFGTGYSSLGYLTRLPVTTLKIDRAFVENVTDDPDALAVAASIVDLARTVKLETVAEGVETVAQLTVLETLGCTYGQGYLWAPALPLAELTGLVGRLPGGAFDVTRRAATPLPRSSRDERVTADHGLPELMRLHREGASLSTIAAALNSDGYRTPRGSRWHRSTVAQVISDLAYPHLWQR from the coding sequence ATGTCCCTCTTCGAGCGCGCCGTCGCCGCGATGGGGCAGGCCGTCGTCATCACGGACCCGTCGGGTCACGTGCTGCACTGGAACCCTGCCGCCGAACGCCTCTACGGCTACACCGCCGCCGAGGCGCGGGGCCGGGTGCTGCGCGAGCTGATCGTGCCGGCCGGCGCGCGCGAGCAGGCCGCCGCCGCGGCCGCCCGCATCGCCGAGGGCGGCTCGTACGCCGGCGACTGGACGGTCTGCGACCGCGACGGCCGCCTCATCACCGTCTTCATCACGACGACGCCGATCCGCGACGACGCCGGTGCCGTCGTCGCGATGCTCGGCGTCTCCACCGACGTCACCGAACGCCGCGCCGCCGAGGCGCGCGCCCGCGGCCTGGCGGCGATCGTCGAGGGCTCCGGGGACGCGATCATCGAGACCGGCGGCGACGGCGTCGTGCGCGCCGCGAACGCCGCGGTCCGGGCGGTGTTCGGCTACGAGCCGGACGAGCTGGTCGGGCGCGAGCTGTGGTGCCTGGTGCCGGAGGAGCGCCGCGCGGAGGCGGAGGCGGCCACGGCCGCGGTGCTCGCCGGCGAGACGGTCGAGCCGTTCACCACCGAACGGCTGCGCAGGGACGGCTCGCGCGTCGCGACGTCGGTGCGGCTGTCGCCGGTGCGCGACGCGGCGGGCGCGGTGGTGGCGGTCAGCGGCATCAGCCGCGACGTGTCGGCGGAGACCCGAACCCGCGCCGCGCTCGCGGCCGGCGAACGCCGCTTCCGGGCGCGGTTCGAGCAGGTCGGGCTGCCGCAGTTCGTCGCCGACCTGGACGGGCGGGCGCGCGAGGTGAACCAGGCGTTCGCCGACCTCGTCGGCCACGACCGGGCGGGCCTGGCGGGCTGGGACCTCGGCGCGCTCGCGGCCGGCGAGACGGGCACCCGCGACACCGCCGTCACCCGCGCCGACGGCACCGAGGTGCCGGTGCTGGCGCACGTGACGTTGCTGCGCGAGGCGGACGGGACGCCGTACGCGGTGGCCGGGTTCGCGCACGACCTCACCGAGCTGCGCCGCGCGGAGGACGAGCTGCGCCGCCGCGCGCTGCGCGACGAGCTGACCGGCCTCGCCAACCGCACGCTGCTCGCCGACCGCCTCGACCAGGCCGTCGCCCGGGCGGGGCGGACGCGCGGCGGGTCGGTCGCGGTGCTGTTCGCCGACCTCGACCAGTTCAAGCTCGTCAACGACTCCCTCGGCCACGAGGCGGGCGACGCCCTGCTCGTCCAGGTGGCGGAGCGGCTGGCCGCGGCCACGCGCCCCGGCGACACCGTGGCGCGGTTCGGCGGCGACGAGTTCGTCGTCGTCTGCGAGGGCGCCGACGAGGCCGCCGCGCACCTCGTCGCGGAGGACCTGCTCGGCACGCTCGCCGAGCCGTTCGACCTCGGCGGGCAGCCCGCGTACATCACCGCGAGCGTCGGCATCGCCGTCTCGCCGCCGCACACCGGGGCCGACCTGATGCGCTTCGCCGACGCCGCGATGTACGACGCCAAGGGCCGCGGCCGCGGGCGGGTCCACGTCTTCGACACCGCGCTCGCGGAGGCCGCCGCCGACCGTCTCGCGCTCGGCAACGACCTCCGCGCCGCGCTGCGGGAGCGCCGCCTGGAGCTGCACTACCAGCCGGTCGTCGACCTCACCTCCGGCCGCCCCGTCGCGGTCGAGGCGCTGGCCCGGTGGCACCACCCGGACCGCGGCGACGTGCCGGCGGCGACGTTCGTCGCCATGGCCGAGTCGGCCGGCCTCATCGCCGAGCTCGACCGGTGGGCCGTCGACACCGCCTGCCGCGACGCCGGCCACCTGCGCCGCGCCCTCGGCGGCGAGGCGCGGGTCGCCGTCAACGTCTCCGCCAGGCACCTCGCCGACGGCGACTTCGAGGCGTTCCTCCTCGACGCGCTGCGCCGGCACCGGGTCCCCGCCGGCGGCCTCTCCCTCGAGATCACCGAGGGCGCCGTCGTGGACCGGCCCGAACGCACCCGCGCCCTGCTGGAACGCCTCCGCGAGCGTGGTATCACCGCCGCGATCGACGACTTCGGCACCGGCTACTCCTCGCTCGGGTACCTCACCCGGCTGCCGGTGACGACGCTGAAGATCGACCGGGCGTTCGTGGAGAACGTCACCGACGACCCGGACGCGCTCGCCGTCGCCGCGTCGATCGTCGACCTGGCGCGGACCGTGAAGCTGGAGACCGTCGCCGAGGGCGTCGAGACCGTCGCCCAGCTCACGGTGCTGGAGACGCTCGGCTGCACCTACGGCCAGGGGTACCTCTGGGCGCCGGCGCTGCCGCTCGCCGAGCTGACCGGCCTCGTCGGCCGGCTGCCCGGCGGCGCGTTCGACGTCACCCGCCGGGCCGCCACGCCGTTGCCGCGCTCCTCCCGCGACGAGCGGGTGACCGCGGACCACGGCCTGCCGGAGCTGATGCGGCTGCACCGCGAGGGGGCGTCGTTGAGCACCATCGCCGCCGCCCTCAACAGCGACGGCTACCGGACCCCGCGCGGCTCGCGCTGGCACCGGTCCACCGTCGCCCAGGTCATCAGCGACCTGGCATACCCGCACCTGTGGCAACGCTGA
- a CDS encoding TMEM165/GDT1 family protein, whose protein sequence is MRLGVVLATFALVFPAELPDKTTLATLVLSTRYRALPVWLGACAAFAVQVTLAVTVGGLLSRLPHRVTLAASAVLFAVGAVLALRGGDGDGDAEDEVGETRAATSGPRIAGTAFGVLLVAEFGDFTQLATATLAARYGAPLSVGLGAWLALVGVSGLAALLGRGLLRVVPVRAVRIVAACVFAAVAVVSAGQAVGG, encoded by the coding sequence ATGCGGCTCGGCGTGGTGCTGGCGACGTTCGCGCTCGTGTTCCCGGCCGAGCTGCCGGACAAGACGACGCTCGCGACGCTGGTCCTGTCGACCCGGTACCGCGCGCTGCCGGTCTGGCTCGGCGCGTGCGCGGCGTTCGCGGTGCAGGTGACGCTGGCGGTGACGGTCGGCGGGCTGCTCTCGCGGCTGCCGCACCGGGTGACGCTCGCCGCGTCGGCGGTGCTGTTCGCGGTCGGCGCGGTGCTGGCGCTGCGCGGCGGCGACGGCGACGGCGACGCGGAGGACGAGGTGGGGGAGACGCGCGCGGCGACGTCGGGGCCGCGCATCGCCGGGACGGCGTTCGGGGTGCTGCTGGTGGCGGAGTTCGGCGACTTCACGCAGCTCGCGACCGCGACGCTGGCCGCCCGCTACGGCGCGCCGCTGAGCGTGGGGCTCGGCGCCTGGCTGGCGCTGGTCGGCGTGTCGGGGCTCGCGGCGCTGCTCGGCCGCGGGCTGCTGCGGGTCGTGCCGGTACGGGCGGTGCGCATCGTCGCGGCGTGCGTGTTCGCGGCCGTCGCCGTCGTCTCCGCCGGGCAGGCCGTGGGTGGCTAG
- a CDS encoding ATP-binding protein, whose amino-acid sequence MTTTGERTSVGLDRARLLAECGRDLFCLLDDAGGVTAAVGPWTAVTGTAAEEVEGQPLAAVLAEEDRAAVAAAHAEVTAGGPGGTVEARLAAPAAAERVFEIALRPLAPGETAASLRDVTAQRAVELELRRSNEELQRFAYVASHDLSEPLRMVTSYCALLVGEYADQLDENAREYLGFAADGATRMRTLIDDLLDYSRVGWEAGPATPVPLDEVFAEAVQDLRPAIAAAGADVALAPLPVVRGDRAQLRRVAANLLANALKFRAEGRRPLVAVSAERTGARVTVSVADNGIGIAEQHRERVFVMFKRLHGRAAYPGNGIGLALCKRIVELHGGTVWAEAAPDDGSVFRFTLAAAPDVVAVPA is encoded by the coding sequence ATGACGACGACCGGGGAACGCACGTCCGTCGGCCTGGACCGCGCGCGGCTGCTCGCCGAGTGCGGCCGCGACCTGTTCTGCCTGCTCGACGACGCCGGCGGCGTCACCGCCGCCGTCGGGCCGTGGACGGCGGTCACCGGCACCGCGGCGGAGGAGGTCGAGGGCCAGCCGCTGGCCGCGGTCCTCGCGGAGGAGGACCGGGCCGCCGTCGCGGCGGCGCACGCCGAGGTGACCGCCGGCGGGCCCGGCGGCACCGTCGAGGCGCGGCTCGCCGCACCGGCCGCGGCGGAGCGGGTGTTCGAGATCGCGCTGCGGCCGCTGGCGCCGGGCGAGACCGCCGCGTCGTTGCGCGACGTCACCGCGCAGCGGGCCGTCGAGCTCGAGCTGCGCCGGTCCAACGAGGAGCTCCAGCGGTTCGCCTACGTCGCCTCGCACGACCTCTCCGAGCCGTTGCGGATGGTCACGAGCTACTGCGCGCTGCTCGTCGGCGAGTACGCGGACCAGCTCGACGAGAACGCGCGCGAGTACCTCGGCTTCGCCGCCGACGGCGCCACGCGGATGCGCACGCTCATCGACGACCTGCTCGACTACTCGCGCGTCGGCTGGGAGGCCGGGCCGGCGACCCCGGTGCCGCTGGACGAGGTGTTCGCGGAGGCGGTCCAGGACCTGCGGCCCGCCATCGCGGCCGCGGGCGCCGACGTCGCGCTGGCGCCGTTGCCGGTCGTCCGCGGCGACCGCGCGCAGCTCCGCCGGGTCGCCGCGAACCTCCTCGCCAACGCCCTGAAGTTCCGCGCCGAGGGCCGCCGGCCGCTGGTCGCGGTCAGCGCCGAGCGCACCGGCGCGCGGGTCACCGTCTCCGTCGCCGACAACGGCATCGGCATCGCCGAGCAGCACCGGGAACGGGTGTTCGTGATGTTCAAGCGGCTGCACGGGCGCGCCGCGTACCCCGGCAACGGCATCGGCCTCGCGCTGTGCAAGCGGATCGTCGAGCTGCACGGCGGGACGGTGTGGGCCGAGGCGGCACCGGACGACGGGAGCGTCTTCCGGTTCACGCTGGCCGCCGCGCCGGACGTCGTGGCGGTGCCGGCGTGA
- a CDS encoding PPA1309 family protein, with the protein MPADLATVVAEIERHHAEAGWDQPPRLFALVNTGELVANEPQLAQALAGSDPDGLTPVEQEPVTEEVEELLARIAWPPLVLGCAFVNEILMLPDGAAEARPEGTDEVAWAEAHPETREVRLAVGVLRTGERAATVRVRGRDGEDDELLSAPDLVPNLATALLATFDTENEA; encoded by the coding sequence ATGCCCGCCGACCTGGCCACCGTCGTCGCCGAGATCGAACGCCACCACGCCGAGGCGGGCTGGGACCAGCCGCCGCGGCTGTTCGCGCTCGTCAACACCGGCGAGCTCGTCGCCAACGAGCCGCAGCTCGCCCAGGCGCTCGCCGGCAGCGACCCCGACGGGCTGACGCCGGTCGAGCAGGAGCCGGTGACCGAGGAGGTCGAGGAGCTGCTCGCGCGGATCGCGTGGCCGCCGCTCGTGCTCGGCTGCGCGTTCGTCAACGAGATCCTCATGCTGCCCGACGGCGCCGCCGAAGCGCGGCCGGAGGGCACCGACGAGGTCGCCTGGGCGGAGGCGCACCCGGAGACGCGGGAGGTCCGGCTCGCGGTCGGCGTGCTGCGCACCGGCGAGCGCGCGGCGACGGTGCGGGTGCGCGGGCGCGACGGCGAGGACGACGAGCTGCTCTCCGCGCCCGACCTCGTGCCGAACCTCGCCACCGCGCTCCTCGCGACTTTCGACACCGAAAACGAGGCGTAG